Proteins encoded within one genomic window of Armatimonadota bacterium:
- a CDS encoding tetratricopeptide repeat protein, which yields MPTNPFRFLIPWILLLVILPCIAVAQYSKASPTSPAKAAYDKATQLAKAGKLKEAAVELKKVIKLDPNFIPAYANLAQISFMTGDLNSAEAYLKAGLGRKPNDAKLHLMLGQVRLRAGRRNEGKASLKRAISLDPKLADAHMELGTAYAMEKEFKLAEAEFKEAVKLNPKDVQAQFNLGSVLASQGKLKEAAAAFKRVTDINPKDAYSWYALASCQAKMNDWKSSFQSIKKAVALDPQNKNYLAFMGSVGIQAGQYKEAADALDKLSRLDAKNAKVYFEAGRAYFGLKNYGEAAKRFAKASELDPKDDLAASNTGVCYSQIGKFDEAKKWFEKAIKINPKEKSNYQGLAYIYEQQGKYDDAITQYRKLLSVDPKNIETTSLIAAIYERKHNYNNAIEVYREHLKNDPKQLQAYVNIVRLLRMQQKFKEALDEAKKMLEIAPNNVEALTTTAQVYESMQNYDEALKYYEKVKQISPKAQPAYLSAASIYEGKGKLEEAIKEYEALAKADPTNPMPFARIAEILERQGKIEDAIAKYREIEKITPNNVFLLKNIGRLLEQLGKKEEAIVEYRKLASRAPDDPTARRTLAEALNRNGQYDEAIKEYEILLKKNPKDVDTIWAIGRIMVDQKKDNEAIVKFKEAIAIDPTYAQALDTMLRVYEKNDNAKAGREFVINLINKDSNNRSAMMALVDSHERTRSLSEAILFFEDYLKKHPNSRAARESLIAVFDKLQLKDDVIRMYKEMIEKDPNDIMARSSLAQYYERQNMINEAIAEYELLAKDRPADIYPRYRLAQIYAQKGEKEKAIEIYKKLLEEQPDNPFLKEAMDDLLGTPPEVSPPAPGDQTPTPAQNPPPPSETKPTEDAKPPAEPAPTPVEQTK from the coding sequence ATGCCCACTAATCCGTTTCGTTTCCTAATCCCATGGATTCTGCTTTTGGTGATTCTTCCATGCATTGCCGTAGCACAATATTCGAAGGCGTCACCAACAAGCCCCGCAAAGGCAGCTTACGACAAGGCTACACAGCTTGCTAAAGCAGGAAAACTCAAAGAAGCTGCCGTCGAGCTAAAGAAAGTAATCAAGCTCGACCCTAATTTCATCCCTGCCTATGCAAACCTAGCGCAGATAAGCTTCATGACCGGAGATCTAAATTCCGCCGAGGCTTACCTAAAAGCCGGTCTAGGTAGGAAGCCGAACGACGCTAAGCTTCATCTAATGCTTGGACAAGTTCGTCTCCGCGCTGGAAGACGCAATGAAGGCAAAGCCAGCTTGAAAAGGGCAATATCTCTTGATCCCAAACTAGCCGATGCCCATATGGAGCTTGGGACGGCATATGCAATGGAAAAAGAGTTTAAGCTTGCAGAAGCTGAGTTTAAAGAGGCAGTAAAGCTGAACCCCAAGGACGTGCAAGCTCAGTTTAACCTTGGTTCGGTTTTAGCAAGCCAAGGCAAGTTAAAAGAGGCGGCTGCTGCTTTCAAACGTGTTACAGATATCAACCCCAAAGATGCATACTCATGGTACGCACTTGCCTCATGTCAGGCGAAAATGAATGATTGGAAATCCTCCTTCCAAAGCATCAAGAAAGCCGTCGCCTTAGACCCACAAAACAAGAACTACCTTGCATTCATGGGCTCAGTAGGCATTCAAGCAGGACAATACAAGGAAGCAGCCGATGCTTTGGATAAACTCTCACGCCTAGATGCAAAAAACGCAAAAGTTTATTTCGAAGCAGGCCGCGCGTATTTTGGACTTAAAAACTATGGAGAAGCCGCAAAACGGTTTGCCAAAGCCTCTGAGCTCGACCCAAAGGACGACTTGGCTGCTTCTAACACAGGCGTATGTTATTCCCAGATTGGGAAATTCGATGAAGCGAAAAAATGGTTTGAGAAAGCTATAAAAATTAATCCAAAAGAAAAAAGCAACTACCAAGGTTTGGCGTATATTTACGAGCAGCAAGGAAAGTATGACGATGCAATCACTCAATACCGCAAACTACTTTCTGTTGATCCCAAGAATATAGAAACAACTAGTCTAATAGCTGCCATCTATGAGCGCAAACATAATTATAACAACGCAATAGAAGTATACCGTGAGCATTTGAAAAATGACCCAAAACAACTTCAGGCATATGTAAACATAGTTAGGCTACTGCGGATGCAACAAAAGTTCAAAGAAGCCCTAGACGAAGCAAAAAAGATGCTCGAAATTGCACCTAATAATGTGGAAGCTTTGACAACCACAGCGCAAGTTTACGAGTCGATGCAAAACTATGACGAGGCACTAAAATACTATGAGAAAGTAAAGCAGATTTCCCCAAAAGCTCAGCCCGCATACCTTTCAGCGGCATCGATCTATGAAGGTAAAGGCAAGCTGGAAGAAGCTATCAAGGAATACGAAGCTCTTGCAAAGGCAGACCCCACAAACCCAATGCCTTTTGCTAGGATAGCCGAAATTCTCGAACGACAGGGTAAAATCGAAGACGCCATTGCAAAATATAGAGAAATCGAAAAGATAACTCCAAACAATGTCTTCTTACTAAAAAATATCGGCAGGCTGTTAGAACAGCTTGGCAAGAAAGAAGAAGCAATTGTTGAATACAGAAAACTCGCCAGCCGGGCCCCCGATGACCCAACAGCACGGCGCACATTAGCCGAAGCGTTAAATAGAAATGGACAATACGACGAAGCAATTAAAGAATATGAGATTCTACTCAAGAAAAACCCAAAAGATGTCGACACTATTTGGGCAATTGGCCGGATAATGGTTGACCAGAAAAAAGACAACGAGGCAATTGTAAAATTCAAAGAAGCGATTGCTATTGACCCCACTTACGCTCAAGCACTTGATACGATGTTGCGCGTGTACGAAAAAAACGACAACGCCAAAGCTGGCCGAGAATTCGTTATCAATCTTATAAATAAGGATTCCAATAACCGCTCGGCTATGATGGCTCTTGTTGATTCGCATGAAAGGACTCGTTCGCTCTCCGAAGCAATCTTATTTTTCGAGGATTACCTCAAAAAGCACCCGAATAGTAGAGCTGCAAGGGAAAGCTTGATAGCTGTTTTTGACAAGCTTCAGCTCAAGGATGACGTCATTCGCATGTACAAGGAAATGATTGAAAAAGATCCAAACGATATCATGGCTCGCAGCTCGCTTGCCCAATACTACGAACGACAAAACATGATAAACGAGGCGATTGCCGAATATGAGCTACTTGCGAAGGACCGCCCTGCTGATATATATCCGCGCTATAGGCTAGCACAAATTTACGCTCAGAAAGGCGAGAAAGAAAAGGCAATAGAGATATACAAAAAGCTGCTGGAGGAACAGCCTGACAACCCATTCCTAAAAGAAGCAATGGACGACTTGCTTGGAACGCCACCCGAAGTCTCTCCGCCTGCTCCTGGGGACCAAACGCCAACGCCGGCACAGAATCCGCCACCACCAAGTGAAACCAAACCGACTGAAGACGCCAAGCCGCCAGCAGAGCCTGCGCCTACTCCCGTTGAGCAAACAAAATGA
- a CDS encoding substrate-binding domain-containing protein — protein MRTKFAAIMLSTVLTLTIASCSKKEESKKQFRVGVTLLTKSHPFYQELEAAMRETAEKEGIELNIQSAEFKMDDQQAQIEDFITQQVDAIVVCPVDSDTIGGAIQRANEAKIPVFTADIKANEGDVVCHIASDNVAGGRLAGEYMAKLLKGKGKIIIIDHPKVMSVRDRTKGFVEAISKYPSIKIIDRPPGDGERTTSMNVMENMLQRHPDLDGVFAINDSTALGALAAIRQAKRNDIVIVGYDGDPEARDEILRDSPLKADAVQHPRKIGEMTIKMVAKYLRGEKVPKVVPIEVGLIDKTSLQAEK, from the coding sequence TTGAGAACAAAGTTTGCGGCAATTATGCTGAGCACAGTCCTAACGCTTACAATTGCGTCATGCAGTAAGAAGGAGGAAAGCAAAAAGCAATTTCGCGTTGGTGTTACACTCCTCACCAAAAGCCATCCATTTTACCAGGAACTTGAAGCCGCAATGCGGGAAACTGCTGAGAAAGAAGGCATCGAGCTTAACATACAATCCGCCGAATTTAAAATGGATGACCAGCAGGCACAAATTGAAGATTTCATAACCCAACAAGTAGATGCAATTGTTGTTTGCCCTGTTGATTCCGATACAATTGGTGGGGCAATTCAACGAGCGAACGAAGCTAAAATTCCTGTTTTCACTGCAGACATCAAAGCAAACGAAGGCGACGTTGTATGTCACATCGCTTCTGATAATGTAGCTGGCGGCCGTTTGGCTGGCGAGTACATGGCAAAGCTCTTAAAAGGAAAAGGAAAGATTATTATCATCGACCATCCAAAAGTCATGAGCGTCCGCGACCGAACCAAGGGCTTCGTCGAAGCCATTTCGAAGTACCCTAGTATTAAGATAATCGACCGTCCGCCGGGGGATGGCGAACGTACAACTTCGATGAATGTGATGGAGAACATGCTACAAAGGCATCCTGACCTAGATGGAGTGTTCGCAATAAACGACAGTACTGCTTTAGGCGCATTGGCAGCAATACGGCAAGCAAAGCGGAATGATATAGTTATCGTTGGCTATGACGGCGACCCAGAAGCAAGGGATGAAATATTAAGAGACAGCCCCCTCAAAGCTGATGCAGTCCAGCATCCGCGAAAAATAGGCGAAATGACGATAAAAATGGTTGCCAAGTACTTAAGAGGCGAAAAAGTTCCAAAGGTTGTACCCATCGAAGTTGGTTTGATAGACAAGACATCGCTACAAGCAGAAAAGTAA